The following proteins are encoded in a genomic region of Brachypodium distachyon strain Bd21 chromosome 1, Brachypodium_distachyon_v3.0, whole genome shotgun sequence:
- the LOC100821896 gene encoding flap endonuclease 1-B, with protein sequence MGIKGLTKLLAEHAPRAAAQRRVEDYRGRVIAIDASLSIYQFLVVVGRKGTEVLTNEAGEVTSHLQGMLNRTVRLLEAGIKPVFVFDGEPPDLKKRELAKRSLRRDDASEDLNRAIEVGDEDSIEKFSKRTVKITKKHNDDCKKLLRLMGVPVVEAPGEAEAQCASLCKNHKAYAVASEDMDSLTFGSLRFLRHITDLSFKRSPVTEFEVPKVLEELGLTMDQFIDLCILSGCDYCENIKGIGGQRALKLIRQHGCIEEVVQNLNNRFTVPEDWPYQEVRTLFKEPNVCTEIPDFQWTSVDKEGIVNFLAIENSFSSDRVEKAVQKIKAARDRYSPGRVKLLTPVANLSGSITKKEPECVLGSSGQGLKSWSALQVCRSSSSDFRYRSYYSSKPLVLGRQSGFHGIPHAFSLI encoded by the exons atGGGCATCAAG GGTTTGACGAAGCTGCTGGCGGAGCACGcgccgagggcggcggcgcagcggcgGGTGGAGGACTACAGGGGCCGCGTCATCGCCATCGACGCCAGCCTCAGCATCTACCAGTTCCTG GTTGTGGTAGGAAGGAAAGGAACAGAAGTTCTGACCAATGAGGCTGGTGAAGTCACAAG TCATTTGCAGGGCATGTTGAACCGTACTGTAAGATTGTTAGAAGCAGGAATAAAACCTGT ATTTGTATTTGATGGCGAGCCACCTGATCTGAAGAAAAGGGAACTGGCCAAAAG GTCCTTGAGGAGGGATGATGCTTCAGAAGATCTTAATAGAGCTATTGAG GTTGGGGATGAAGATTCAATTGAAAAATTTAGCAAAAGGACTGTGAAG aTCACAAAAAAACACAACGATGACTGTAAGAAGCTGTTAAGACTGATGGGTGTCCCTGTAGTTGAG GCACCAGGTGAGGCAGAAGCACAGTGTGCGTCACTTTGTAAAAACCATAAG GCCTATGCTGTTGCTTCAGAGGATATGGACTCGCTGACTTTTGGTTCTCTAAGATTTCTTCGCCACATAACTGACCTTAGTTTTAAGAGATCCCCTGTAACAGAATTTGAAGTGCCAAAG GTTTTGGAGGAACTTGGACTCACAATGGATCAGTTCATAGACTTATGTATCCTCAGTGGGTGTGACTACTGCGAGAATATTAAAG GTATTGGGGGGCAAAGAGCCTTGAAACTCATACGCCAGCATGGTTGCATAGAAGAAGTTGTGCAAAATCTTAACAATAG GTTTACTGTTCCAGAAGATTGGCCTTACCAGGAAGTTCGGACCTTGTTTAAGGAACCTAATGTTTGTACAGAAATTCCAGATTTCCAGTGGACCTCAGTAGACAAAGAG GGCATTGTGAATTTCTTGGCAATCGAAAACAGTTTCAGTTCTGATCGAGTAGAAAAG GCAGTACAAAAGATAAAGGCTGCTAGGGATAGATATTCCCCAGGGCG AGTGAAGCTTTTGACACCGGTAGCTAACTTATCTGGATCCATAACAAAGAAG GAACCCGAGTGTGTTCTAGGTTCTTCAGGACAAGGTCTGAAGAGCTGGTCTGCTCTTCAAGTATGCAGGAGCTCAAGCTCTGATTTCAGATATCGTAGTTATTATAGTTCAAAGCCATTAGTGCTGGGAAGGCAATCAGGATTTCATGGAATACCTCATGCCTTTTCTCTCATCTAA
- the LOC100825798 gene encoding probable polygalacturonase: MRRSASVFRALLVFTAIVETQWPGVSGIYCKDMASGVYRPHSVTITEFGAVGDGVALNTKAFQNAIFYLNSFADKGGAQLFVPAGRWLTGSFSLISHLTLSLDKDAVIIGSPDSSNWPVIDPLPSYGRGRELPGERHQSLIFGYNLTDVIITGANGTIDGQGAVWWDWFHNHTLNYTRPHLVELMYSTNVVISNLTFKNSPFWNIHPVYCSQVLVEHLTILAPLDSPNTDGINPDSSTNICIKHCYVRNGDDVIVIKSGWDEYGISFAHPSSNISITNITGETRGGAGIAIGSEMSGGISEVRAERLRIVNSLHGIRIKTAPGRGGYVRNVYIADVSMHNVSMAIRITGNYGEHPDNNYDRNALPMISNITIENVVGINVGIAGILEGIEGDNFSSICISNVSLSVQSMHPWNCSLIQGYSNSVIPESCDQLRTDCGQTPVCYNGGSPSAVRAQAPMHKPSTSSLLNSLLKLSSL, translated from the exons ATGAGGAGATCCGCATCT GTGTTTCGAGCCCTTTTGGTTTTCACAGCAATAGTCGAGACCCAATGGCCCGGTGTGTCTGGCATATACTGCAAGGACATGGCATCTGGCGTGTACCGACCGCATAGTGTCACGATAACCGAATTTGGTGCTGTCGGGGATGGTGTGGCTCTCAATACAAAGGCATTCCAGAATGCCATCTTCTACCTCAATTCATTTGCGGACAAGGGCGGCGCTCAGCTCTTTGTGCCTGCTGGAAGGTGGCTGACAGGGAGTTTTAGTCTTATCAGCCATCTCACCTTGTCACTGGACAAGGATGCAGTGATAATTGGATCTCCA GACTCATCTAATTGGCCAGTTATAGACCCTCTCCCATCCTATGGGCGTGGTAGAGAGCTTCCTGGAGAAAGACACCAGAGCCTGATTTTTGGGTATAATCTGACAGATGTAATAATTACTG GTGCTAATGGTACGATTGATGGCCAAGGAGCCGTTTGGTGGGATTGGTTCCACAACCACACACTGAACTATACTAGGCCGCATCTTGTTGAGTTGATGTACTCCACGAATGTTGTTATATCTAATTTGACTTTCAAGAACTCCCCGTTTTGGAATATCCATCCTGTATATTGCAG CCAAGTCCTTGTCGAGCATCTCACAATCCTAGCGCCTTTGGATTCACCAAACACTGACGGAATTAATCCAG ATTCCTCCACAAATATCTGCATTAAACATTGCTATGTCAGAAATGGAGACGATGTTATTGTCATCAAAAGTGGTTGGGATGAGTATGGCATTTCTTTTGCTCATCCCAGCTCCAATATCAGCATCACCAACATCACAGGAGAGACAAGGGGCGGTGCAGGAATTGCCATCGGAAGTGAGATGTCAGGTGGCATATCCGAAGTCCGGGCTGAGCGCCTCCGCATTGTGAACTCCTTGCACGGGATCAGAATCAAGACCGCTCCAGGCCGTGGTGGGTATGTGAGGAACGTGTACATAGCTGATGTGAGCATGCACAATGTGTCGATGGCCATCAGGATTACTGGAAATTACGGCGAACATCCTGATAATAACTACGACAGGAATGCTCTTCCCATGATAAGCAATATTACAATCGAGAATGTTGTTGGCATTAATGTTGGTATTGCTGGCATCTTGGAGGGCATTGAGGGTGACAACTTCAGCAGCATCTGTATCTCCAATGTTTCTCTCAGTGTACAATCCATGCATCCGTGGAATTGTTCGCTTATCCAAGGTTACTCAAACTCTGTGATCCCAGAGTCATGCGATCAACTCAGAACAGATTGTGGACAGACACCAGTCTGCTATAACGGTGGCAGTCCTTCAGCAGTTCGTGCGCAGGCGCCAATGCACAAGCCCAGCACCAGCAGTTTGCTAAATTCTTTACTGAAGTTGTCCTCACTGTAG
- the LOC100831928 gene encoding probable RNA 3'-terminal phosphate cyclase-like protein, with the protein MGRDKARRLTGSRHFRQRMVLATLTSTPIAIEDIRAGDAGLRAHEVSLLRLIDKISDHHSFELNETGTKLRYKPGVIVGGRDLEHDCGVHRGIGYFLEPLILLGLFSRSPISIRLKGITNDTKDPSVDTFRMVTLHMLKHFGVPLEGLELKIENRGAPPLGGGEVHLRVPNINSTLTAANWIDEGMVKRIRGVTFSTRVSPQIENRILYAARGIFNKFIPDVHIFTDHRSGSSGGRSAGYGVSVVAETTTGCLISADATVSYPNIDEMSKESEKPELMSPEDLGEQVAKMLLDEVAQGGVVDSTHQGLLFILCALCPPDVSRVRVGQLTPHAIETLRNIRDFLDVKFIIKPDPNSNTVTLKCVGAGVKNLARKIS; encoded by the exons aTGGGACGGGACAAGGCGCGGCGGCTCACCGGCAGCCGGCACTTCCGGCAGCGGATGGTGCTGGCGACGCTAACCTCCACCCCCATCGCCATCGAGGACATCCgcgccggcgacgcgggcCTCCGCGCCCACGaggtctccctcctccgcctcaTCGACAAGATCTCCGACCACCACAGCTTCGAGCTCAACGAAACAG GGACCAAGCTGAGGTATAAGCCtggggtgatcgtcggcgggAGGGACCTGGAGCACGATTGCGGTGTGCATCGGGGCATCGGCTACTTCCTTGAGCCGCTCATACTGCTTGGGCTTTTCTCTAGGTCGCCCATATCGATTAGGCTCAAAG GAATTACAAATGACACAAAGGACCCTTCTGTGGATACTTTCCGGATGGTTACCTTGCATATGCTCAAGCATTTTGGTGTTCCTCTTGAGGGATTGGAGCTAAAAATTGAAAACCGGGGAGCTCCTCCTCTCGGTGGTGGTGAAGTGCATCTTCGAGTTCCAAATATAAACAGCACATTAACG GCAGCTAATTGGATTGATGAAGGTATGGTAAAGAGGATAAGAGGTGTAACATTTTCCACCAGAGTATCTCCACAGATTGAAAACCGTATCCTCTATGCTGCACGTGGAATCTTCAACAAATTTATACCGGATGTTCATATATTCACTGATCATAGATCTGGTTCATCTGGTGGAAG GTCAGCTGGCTATGGTGTATCTGTAGTTGCTGAGACCACAACAGGCTGTCTAATCTCTGCAGACGCTACTGTGAGCTATCCCAATATTGATGAAATGAGTAAAGAATCTGAGAAGCCTGAGCTAATGTCTCCGGAAGATCTTGGTGAACAAGTTGCAAAAATGCTGTTAGATGAGGTGGCTCAAGGAGGAGTTGTTGACTCAACACATCAG GGCCTTCTGTTTATTCTCTGCGCTCTATGCCCACCAGATGTGTCAAGGGTTCGTGTAGGGCAGCTGACACCACACGCTATCGAAACACTTCGAAACATCAGGGATTTCCTTGATGTCAAGTTCATTATCAAGCCTGATCCAAATTCAAACACGGTTACTTTAAAATGTGTCGGTGCGGGAGTGAAGAATCTTGCCCGGAAGATTTCATAA
- the LOC100823000 gene encoding mucin-5AC: MAAPAFAIFFCTLIVLSSCGSSEARKTPPQPSSALVAAEEEASSSSSPRRRELARTTARDVFAPVTNPVTVPATNPAGGGNGAVVTVPSTSPGGFTGSANPNLPPLYPDPTPAGSTTPFTTNPVTAPVTNPATTPAYTGSAPTVTNPATTYPGGGAVAGTTTFPPAMPTTAPTTVAPAVGTGTAGGSGAWCVAKAGVMEAALQSGIDYACGMGGADCTALQPMGSCYNPNTLQAHASYAFNAYFQRNPSAASCDFGGAGMLVSNNPSSGSCMYQTSSGSTSGAGYSPTSPMTGTTPAGMTPGYGMPGYGPVGTGPAVSGGGSGSTVLNANNNPGGTSMYGPDNPTGFTGGDASGTAAASLSCGWVLSLIWIFTFAYVKEKE; encoded by the exons ATGGCGGCCCCTGCCTTCGCTATCTTCTTCTGCACCCTCATCGTGCTGAGCTCTTGCGGGTCATCGGAGGCCAGGAagacgccgccgcagcccagcTCGGCCTTGGtcgcagcggaggaggaggcttcttcttcttcttctcctcggcggcgggaGCTCGCGCGGACGACTGCACGCGACGTATTCGCGCCGGTGACCAACCCGGTGACAGTCCCCGCGACCAACCCGGctggcggcggcaatggcgccgTCGTCACCGTGCCCTCGACCAGCCCCGGCGGCTTCACCGGCTCCGCCAACCCCAACCTCCCGCCGCTCTACCCCGACCCCACGCCGGCCGGGAGCACTACGCCGTTCACCACGAATCCGGTCACCGCGCCGGTGACCAACCCGGCCACGACTCCCGCGTACACTGGCTCGGCGCCGACCGTCACCAACCCGGCCACGACCtaccccggcggcggcgccgtcgccggcacgACCACGTTCCCGCCGGCGAtgccgacgacggcgcccacgacggtggcgccggcggtggggacggggacggcggggggATCGGGGGCGTGGTGCGTGGCGAAGGCGGGGGTGATGGAGGCGGCTTTGCAGAGCGGGATCGACTACGCGTGCGGGATGGGGGGAGCGGACTGCACGGCGCTGCAGCCCATGGGGAGCTGCTACAACCCAAACACGCTGCAGGCGCACGCCTCCTACGCCTTCAACGCCTACTTCCAGCGGaacccctccgccgccagctgcgacttcggcggcgccggcatgCTCGTCTCCAACAACCCAA GTTCCGGATCTTGCATGTACCAGACATCATCAGG TTCCACCTCCGGTGCCGGTTACAGCCCCACGTCGCCGATGACGGGCACAACACCGGCGGGCATGACACCAGGCTACGGGATGCCGGGGTACGGGCCAGTAGGCACAGGACCGGCGGTCAGCGGAGGAGGGTCAGGCTCGACAGTGCTGAACGCGAACAATAACCCCGGGGGGACATCGATGTACGGGCCGGACAACCCGACCGGCTTCACCGGCGGAGATGCCAgtggcaccgccgccgcttcttTGTCGTGCGGCTGGGTCTTGTCTCTCATCTGGATATTCACCTTTGCATATGTCAAGGAGAAAGAGTAG
- the LOC100824363 gene encoding uncharacterized protein LOC100824363 encodes MDEAKVVETKDGTISVASAFAGHQEAVRERDHKFLSKAVEEAYRGVECGHGGPFGAVVVRNDEVVVSCHNMVLDKTDPTAHAEVTAIREACKKLGKIELSDCEMFASCEPCPMCFGAVHLSRIKRLVYGAKAEAAIAIGFDDFIADALRGTGFYQKANMEIKRADGNGALIAEQVFENTKEKFRMY; translated from the exons ATGGACGAAGCTAAGG TTGTGGAGACCAAGGATGGAACTATCTCAGTTGCTTCTGCATTTGCTGGTCACCAAGAAG CTGTACGAGAGAGGGATCACAAGTTTTTATCAAAAGCGGTAGAAGAAGCTTACAGAGGAGTTGAATGTGGCCATGGAGGCCCATTTGGTGCAGTTGTTGTCCGTAATGACGAAGTAGTAGTTAGTTGCCATAACATGGTTTTGGATAAAACTGATCCTACTGCGCATGCTGAAGTAACTGCAATAAGAGAG GCTTGCAAAAAGCTTGGAAAAATTGAGCTATCTGATTGCGAAATGTTTGCATCCTGTGAACCTTGCCCTATGTGTTTTGGCGCTGTTCATTTATCCCGGATCAAG AGGCTGGTGTATGGAGCCAAGGCAGAAGCTGCTATTGCCATTGGTTTTGACGACTTCATTGCTGATGCTCTGAGAGGGACTGGATTCTACCAGAAAGCTAACATGGAGATAAAGCGCGCAGATGGCAATGGAGCCCTGATTGCTGAACAAGTCTTTGAGAACACTAAGGAAAAATTTCGAATGTACTAA
- the LOC100827351 gene encoding probable RNA 3'-terminal phosphate cyclase-like protein, translated as MGRNKARRLSGSRHFRQRLVLATLTSSPIAIEGIRAGGGGLRPHEVSLIRLVDMISDHHSIELEVTGTKLTYKPGVIVGGRGLEHDCGVDRGIGYFLEPLVLLGLFARSPVSIRLKGITNDTKDPSVDTFRMVTLHMFKHFGVPLEGFELKIESRGAPPLGGGEVHLRVPNISSTLTASNWIDEGKVKRIRGVTFSTRVSPQIENRILYAARGVFNKFILDVHIFTDHRSGSSGGRSAGYGVYLVAETTTGCLISADATVCYPNVDEMSEESENPELMSPEDLGDQVAKMLLDEVAQGGVVDSTHQGLLFIMCALCPPDVSRVRVGQLTPHAIETHQNIKDFLDVKFIIKYDPNSYTVTLKCVGAGVKNLAWKIS; from the exons atgggACGGAACAAAGCGAGGCGGCTCTCCGGCAGCCGGCACTTCCGGCAGCGGCTGGTGCTGGCGACGCTGACCTCCAGCCCGATCGCCATCGAGGGCAtccgcgcgggcggcggggggctTCGCCCCCACGAGGTCTCCCTCATCCGCCTCGTCGACATGATCTCCGACCACCACAGCATCGAGCTCGAGGTCACAG GGACCAAGCTGACGTACAAACCaggggtgatcgtcggcgggAGGGGCCTGGAGCACGACTGCGGGGTCGACCGGGGCATCGGCTACTTCCTCGAGCCGCTCGTGCTGCTTGGGCTTTTCGCTAGGTCGCCTGTATCGATTCGGCTCAAAG GAATTACAAATGATACAAAGGACCCTTCTGTGGATACTTTCCGGATGGTTACCTTGCATATGTTCAAGCATTTTGGTGTTCCTCTTGAGGGATTCGAGCTAAAAATTGAAAGCCgtggagctcctcctctcgGTGGTGGTGAAGTGCATCTTCGAGTTCCAAATATAAGCAGCACATTAACGGCGT CTAATTGGATTGATGAAGGTAAGGTAAAGCGGATAAGAGGTGTAACATTTTCCACCAGAGTATCTCCACAGATTGAAAACCGAATCCTCTATGCTGCACGTGGAGTGTTCAATAAGTTTATACTGGATGTTCATATATTCACTGATCATAGATCTGGTTCCTCTGGTGGAAG GTCAGCTGGCTATGGTGTATATCTAGTTGCTGAGACCACGACAGGCTGTCTAATCTCTGCAGATGCTACTGTGTGCTATCCAAATGTTGATGAAATGAGTGAAGAATCTGAGAATCCCGAGCTAATGTCTCCGGAAGATCTTGGTGATCAAGTTGCAAAAATGCTGTTAGATGAGGTGGCTCAAGGAGGAGTTGTTGACTCAACACATCAG GGCCTTCTGTTTATTATGTGTGCTCTATGCCCACCCGATGTGTCAAGGGTCCGTGTAGGGCAGCTGACACCACACGCTATCGAAACACATCAGAACATCAAGGATTTCCTTGATGTCAAGTTCATTATCAAGTATGATCCAAATTCATACACTGTTACTTTAAAATGTGTTGGTGCGGGAGTGAAGAATCTTGCCTGGAAGATTTCATAA